The Flavobacterium sp. 140616W15 sequence TACTCTATCGGCTGATTTATCTTATACAGTACCAACTTCTGAAACTTTTAAGCTGTCTTTTGGGATAAAAGCAACCGCTAATTTATTCAATTTAGATATCAATAAATTAAATCCAGAAATTCAAGGCGACCCACAATTTCAAAACTTAAATAGTAAATTCACACCCAATGTGGGAGCTGGTGTATATTGGCATTCTGATAAAGCATATATAGGATTATCAGTGCCAAACTTTATCGAAACGAACCGATATAGTGAAAAGGATAAAGAAGTAGCAATTTTTAAAGATAAAATAAATTACTATTTAATAGCTGGGTACGTATTCGATTTAGATCCTTACATCAAGTTTAAACCGGCGATACTTACGAAAATGGTCGAAGGATCTCCATTACAAGTAGACCTTTCTGCAAACTTTATGTTTAATGATAAATTTGTTGTAGGAGCAGCCTATAGATGGAGTGCTGCATTGAGTGCTATGGTAGGATTTCAGGTTAGCGATGGATTATATATAGGATACGCATATGACCGTGAAACGACTAGATTGAATAATTATAATTCAGGATCTCACGAGATATTCTTACGATTTGAATTCTTTAATAATTACAGCCGAATAACTTCACCAAGATTCTTCTAAATCTCCTAAAGATGAAAATTAAATATACAATTTATACTATTTTTTTAGTTCTGATTGCATTAAGAGCAAATGCACAAGCTGGAGTAGAGAAGAAAGCAGATAAAGACTATG is a genomic window containing:
- a CDS encoding type IX secretion system membrane protein PorP/SprF, coding for MRKLVLVFMFFSAVGYAQQDAQFTQYMYNTININPAYAGSRGAMSIFGLYRTQWVGLDGAPETSSFSLNTPLNNSNLGLGVSLVNDKIGPTNENTLSADLSYTVPTSETFKLSFGIKATANLFNLDINKLNPEIQGDPQFQNLNSKFTPNVGAGVYWHSDKAYIGLSVPNFIETNRYSEKDKEVAIFKDKINYYLIAGYVFDLDPYIKFKPAILTKMVEGSPLQVDLSANFMFNDKFVVGAAYRWSAALSAMVGFQVSDGLYIGYAYDRETTRLNNYNSGSHEIFLRFEFFNNYSRITSPRFF